The Sebastes fasciatus isolate fSebFas1 chromosome 13, fSebFas1.pri, whole genome shotgun sequence genome includes a region encoding these proteins:
- the smurf1 gene encoding E3 ubiquitin-protein ligase SMURF1 isoform X1, protein MSNPGTRRTGSSIKIRLTVLCAKNLAKKDFFRLPDPFAKVVVDGSGQCHSTDTVKSTLDPKWNQHYDLYIGKTDSITISIWNHKKIHKRQGAGFLGCIRLLSNAISRLKDTGYQRLDLCKLNPSDSDAVRGQIVVSLQTRDRIGSGGPVVDCRGLLENDGPVFEGCFSEEPLPYSDPTGAAGGGNCRLDSPGQEGRLQTQRIRGQDSRGHGHTPQNRPHGHQPPDLPEGYEQRTTVQGQVYFLHTQTGVSTWHDPRIPRDLASVSCEELGPLPVGWEVRSTVSGRIYFVDHNNRTTQFTDPRLHTIISQQSQAKESSQAPQMDVGGEEGGGGGVGGGGGDGDVAARYERDLVHKLKLLRHELSLQQPQAGHCRIEVSREEIFEESYRQIMKMRPKDLKKRLMVKFRGEEGLDYGGVAREWLYLLCHEMLNPYYGLFQYSTDNIYTLQINPDSSINPDHLSYFHFVGRVMGLAVFHGHYINGSFTLPFYKQLLGKPIQLNDLETTDPELHKSLVWILENDITSVLDHTFCVEHNAFGKFLQHELKPNGRNIPVTEDNKKEYVRLYVNWRFMRGIEAQFLALQKGFSELIPQHLLKPFDHKELELIIGGLGKIDLADWKTNTRLKHCTSESNVVRWFWQAVEAFSEERRGRLLQFVTGSTRVPLQGFKALQGSTGSAGPRLFTIHLIDANTDNLPKAHTCFNRIDVPPYESYEKLYEKLLTAVEETCGFAVE, encoded by the exons TGTTATGTGCCAAGAACCTCGCAAAGAAAGACTTCTTTC gCCTGCCAGATCCATTTGCCAAGGTTGTGGTGGACGGATCGGGTCAATGCCACTCAACAGACACAGTCAAGAGCACACTGGACCCAAAATGGAATCAGCACTACGACCT CTACATCGGAAAGACAGACTCCATCACCATCAGCATATGGAACCACAAGAAGATCCATAAACGACAGGGGGCGGGCTTCCTGGGCTGCATACGACTGCTTTCTAACGCCATCAGCAGGCTAAAAGACACAGGAT aCCAGCGTTTAGATCTATGTAAACTGAATCCCTCGGACAGCGACGCAGTGCGGGGGCAGATAGTAG TGAGCTTACAGACACGAGACCGCATCGGCAGCGGAGGCCCCGTGGTGGACTGCAGAGGACTGTTAGAAAATGATGG GCCTGTGTTTGAGGGATGTTTCAGCGAAGAGCCGCTGCCCTACTCCGACCCCACCGGCGCGGCAGGAGGCGGGAACTGTCGGCTCGACTCGCCCGGTCAGGAGGGCCGTCTTCAAACGCAGCGAATCCGAGGGCAGGACTCGAGAGGCCACGGCCACACCCCTCAGAACAGACCTCATGGGCACCAGCCGCCTGACCTGCCTGAAGGATACG aacaaCGAACAACAGTGCAGGGCCAGGTGTACTTCCTTCACACGCAAACGGGCGTCAGCACCTGGCACGACCCTCGGATACCACG GGACCTGGCCAGTGTGAGCTGCGAGGAGCTTGGGCCGCTTCCAGTGGGCTGGGAGGTCCGGAGCACCGTGTCGGGCCGGATCTACTTTGTGGACCACAACAACCGAACAACACAGTTCACAGACCCGCGCCTACACACCATTATCag CCAGCAATCCCAAGCGAAGGAATCCTCACAAGCGCCCCAGATGGATGTGGGGGGCGAGGAAGGGGGAGGCGGAGGAGTGGGCggcggaggaggagacggagatgTGGCGGCGCGCTACGAGAGAGACTTGGTCCATAAGTTGAAGCTGCTCCGCCACGAGCTGTCCTTGCAGCAGCCTCAAGCAGGACACTGTCGCATAGAGGTGTCTCGAGAGGAGATCTTTGAG GAATCATATCGACAAATAATGAAGATGAGGCCCAAAGACCTGAAGAAGCGTCTGATGGTGAAGTTCAGGGGAGAGGAGGGCCTGGACTACGGTGGGGTGGCAAG GGAGTGGCTGTACCTGCTGTGTCATGAAATGTTGAACCCCTATTACGGCCTGTTCCAGTACTCCACAGACAATATCTACACACTACAGATCAACCCCGACTCCTCCATCAACCCT GACCACCTGTCATATTTCCACTTTGTGGGCCGTGTGATGGGCCTGGCAGTTTTTCACGGTCACTACATCAACGGGAGCTTCACGCTGCCCTTCTACAAACAGCTGCTAGGCAAACCCATCCAGCTCAACGACCTGGAGACCACCGACCCGGAGTTGCACAAGAGCCTCGTCTGGATATT AGAGAACGACATCACTTCAGTCCTCGACCACACGTTCTGCGTGGAGCACAATGCCTTTGGGAAGTTTTTACAACATGAACTCAAACCTAACGGCCGCAATATCCCCGTCACTGAGGACAACAAAAAAGAATACGTAAG actttatgtGAACTGGAGGTTTATGCGAGGAATTGAAGCCCAGTTTCTGGCTCTACAGAAGGGATTCAGTGAGCTCATCCCCCAGCACCTCCTCAAACCTTTCGACCATAAAGAACTCGAG TTGATCATCGGCGGACTGGGGAAGATAGATCTCGCAGACTGGAAGACCAACACCCGCCTGAAGCACTGCACAAGTGAAAGCAACGTGGTGCGGTGGTTCTGGCAGGCGGTGGAGGCCTTcagcgaggagaggagaggacgccTCCTGCAGTTCGTCACGGGCTCCACCAGGGTCCCCTTACAAGGATTCAAAGCGCTGCAGG GTTCTACAGGTTCTGCAGGACCAAGGCTCTTCACCATCCATTTGATAGACGCCAACACAGACAACCTGCCCAAGGCTCACACATG TTTTAACCGGATAGACGTCCCTCCCTACGAGTCTTACGAGAAGCTCTACGAGAAACTGCTGACGGCTGTGGAGGAGACGTGCGGCTTCGCCGTGGAGTGA
- the smurf1 gene encoding E3 ubiquitin-protein ligase SMURF1 isoform X2 codes for MSNPGTRRTGSSIKIRLTVLCAKNLAKKDFFRLPDPFAKVVVDGSGQCHSTDTVKSTLDPKWNQHYDLYIGKTDSITISIWNHKKIHKRQGAGFLGCIRLLSNAISRLKDTGYQRLDLCKLNPSDSDAVRGQIVVSLQTRDRIGSGGPVVDCRGLLENDGPVFEGCFSEEPLPYSDPTGAAGGGNCRLDSPGQEGRLQTQRIRGQDSRGHGHTPQNRPHGHQPPDLPEGYEQRTTVQGQVYFLHTQTGVSTWHDPRIPRDLASVSCEELGPLPVGWEVRSTVSGRIYFVDHNNRTTQFTDPRLHTIISQQSQAKESSQAPQMDVGGEEGGGGGVGGGGGDGDVAARYERDLVHKLKLLRHELSLQQPQAGHCRIEVSREEIFEESYRQIMKMRPKDLKKRLMVKFRGEEGLDYGGVAREWLYLLCHEMLNPYYGLFQYSTDNIYTLQINPDSSINPDHLSYFHFVGRVMGLAVFHGHYINGSFTLPFYKQLLGKPIQLNDLETTDPELHKSLVWILENDITSVLDHTFCVEHNAFGKFLQHELKPNGRNIPVTEDNKKEYVRLYVNWRFMRGIEAQFLALQKGFSELIPQHLLKPFDHKELELIIGGLGKIDLADWKTNTRLKHCTSESNVVRWFWQAVEAFSEERRGRLLQFVTGSTRVPLQGFKALQGSAGPRLFTIHLIDANTDNLPKAHTCFNRIDVPPYESYEKLYEKLLTAVEETCGFAVE; via the exons TGTTATGTGCCAAGAACCTCGCAAAGAAAGACTTCTTTC gCCTGCCAGATCCATTTGCCAAGGTTGTGGTGGACGGATCGGGTCAATGCCACTCAACAGACACAGTCAAGAGCACACTGGACCCAAAATGGAATCAGCACTACGACCT CTACATCGGAAAGACAGACTCCATCACCATCAGCATATGGAACCACAAGAAGATCCATAAACGACAGGGGGCGGGCTTCCTGGGCTGCATACGACTGCTTTCTAACGCCATCAGCAGGCTAAAAGACACAGGAT aCCAGCGTTTAGATCTATGTAAACTGAATCCCTCGGACAGCGACGCAGTGCGGGGGCAGATAGTAG TGAGCTTACAGACACGAGACCGCATCGGCAGCGGAGGCCCCGTGGTGGACTGCAGAGGACTGTTAGAAAATGATGG GCCTGTGTTTGAGGGATGTTTCAGCGAAGAGCCGCTGCCCTACTCCGACCCCACCGGCGCGGCAGGAGGCGGGAACTGTCGGCTCGACTCGCCCGGTCAGGAGGGCCGTCTTCAAACGCAGCGAATCCGAGGGCAGGACTCGAGAGGCCACGGCCACACCCCTCAGAACAGACCTCATGGGCACCAGCCGCCTGACCTGCCTGAAGGATACG aacaaCGAACAACAGTGCAGGGCCAGGTGTACTTCCTTCACACGCAAACGGGCGTCAGCACCTGGCACGACCCTCGGATACCACG GGACCTGGCCAGTGTGAGCTGCGAGGAGCTTGGGCCGCTTCCAGTGGGCTGGGAGGTCCGGAGCACCGTGTCGGGCCGGATCTACTTTGTGGACCACAACAACCGAACAACACAGTTCACAGACCCGCGCCTACACACCATTATCag CCAGCAATCCCAAGCGAAGGAATCCTCACAAGCGCCCCAGATGGATGTGGGGGGCGAGGAAGGGGGAGGCGGAGGAGTGGGCggcggaggaggagacggagatgTGGCGGCGCGCTACGAGAGAGACTTGGTCCATAAGTTGAAGCTGCTCCGCCACGAGCTGTCCTTGCAGCAGCCTCAAGCAGGACACTGTCGCATAGAGGTGTCTCGAGAGGAGATCTTTGAG GAATCATATCGACAAATAATGAAGATGAGGCCCAAAGACCTGAAGAAGCGTCTGATGGTGAAGTTCAGGGGAGAGGAGGGCCTGGACTACGGTGGGGTGGCAAG GGAGTGGCTGTACCTGCTGTGTCATGAAATGTTGAACCCCTATTACGGCCTGTTCCAGTACTCCACAGACAATATCTACACACTACAGATCAACCCCGACTCCTCCATCAACCCT GACCACCTGTCATATTTCCACTTTGTGGGCCGTGTGATGGGCCTGGCAGTTTTTCACGGTCACTACATCAACGGGAGCTTCACGCTGCCCTTCTACAAACAGCTGCTAGGCAAACCCATCCAGCTCAACGACCTGGAGACCACCGACCCGGAGTTGCACAAGAGCCTCGTCTGGATATT AGAGAACGACATCACTTCAGTCCTCGACCACACGTTCTGCGTGGAGCACAATGCCTTTGGGAAGTTTTTACAACATGAACTCAAACCTAACGGCCGCAATATCCCCGTCACTGAGGACAACAAAAAAGAATACGTAAG actttatgtGAACTGGAGGTTTATGCGAGGAATTGAAGCCCAGTTTCTGGCTCTACAGAAGGGATTCAGTGAGCTCATCCCCCAGCACCTCCTCAAACCTTTCGACCATAAAGAACTCGAG TTGATCATCGGCGGACTGGGGAAGATAGATCTCGCAGACTGGAAGACCAACACCCGCCTGAAGCACTGCACAAGTGAAAGCAACGTGGTGCGGTGGTTCTGGCAGGCGGTGGAGGCCTTcagcgaggagaggagaggacgccTCCTGCAGTTCGTCACGGGCTCCACCAGGGTCCCCTTACAAGGATTCAAAGCGCTGCAGG GTTCTGCAGGACCAAGGCTCTTCACCATCCATTTGATAGACGCCAACACAGACAACCTGCCCAAGGCTCACACATG TTTTAACCGGATAGACGTCCCTCCCTACGAGTCTTACGAGAAGCTCTACGAGAAACTGCTGACGGCTGTGGAGGAGACGTGCGGCTTCGCCGTGGAGTGA